In Rahnella variigena, one DNA window encodes the following:
- a CDS encoding phosphoglycolate phosphatase: protein MTEPLKALGLGFDLDGTLVDSAPGLSDALDRALQDFNLPAAGVERLSTWIGNGADIMVERAVRWAEGDLSPQFLQKVRDKFDHYYADTAAGGSRLYPQVKETLAALAAAGIPMGLVTNKPTPFIAPLLQSLGIDSYFTVVIGGDDVVAKKPHPAPVYMTLALLGLRASEMVFVGDSRNDIHAAQAAGCPCVGMTYGYNYGETIALTKPDRVLDNFADLLPTLGLSSLKDQEA from the coding sequence ATGACTGAGCCCCTGAAAGCCCTCGGTTTAGGCTTTGATCTCGACGGCACGCTGGTTGACAGCGCGCCCGGTCTTTCTGACGCGCTGGACAGGGCGCTGCAAGATTTTAATTTGCCTGCCGCAGGCGTTGAACGCCTGAGCACCTGGATTGGTAACGGTGCCGATATCATGGTTGAGCGCGCCGTGCGCTGGGCCGAAGGCGATTTATCACCGCAGTTTCTGCAGAAAGTGCGCGATAAATTCGATCACTATTATGCCGATACTGCCGCGGGCGGCAGCCGTTTGTACCCCCAAGTCAAAGAGACGCTGGCCGCTCTGGCCGCAGCCGGAATTCCGATGGGGCTGGTGACTAACAAACCGACGCCTTTCATCGCGCCATTACTGCAATCTCTGGGTATCGACAGCTATTTCACCGTGGTGATTGGCGGTGACGATGTCGTGGCGAAAAAACCGCATCCGGCACCCGTCTACATGACGTTAGCCTTGCTCGGATTGCGCGCCAGTGAAATGGTATTCGTGGGCGATTCCCGCAATGATATCCATGCCGCACAGGCCGCAGGTTGCCCGTGTGTCGGCATGACTTATGGCTATAACTACGGTGAAACCATCGCGCTGACCAAACCCGATCGTGTGCTGGATAATTTTGCCGACCTTTTGCCCACATTAGGGCTGTCATCTTTAAAAGATCAGGAAGCATAA
- the dam gene encoding adenine-specific DNA-methyltransferase: MKKNRAFLKWAGGKYPLIDDIKRHLPAGDCLIEPFVGAGSVFLNTEYDAYILADINNDLINLYNIVKTRTDEFVRDARVLFTPEFNESERFYVLRAEFNASSDPYRRSVLFLYLNRHCYNGLCRYNLSGAFNVPFGRYKKPYFPEEELYWFAEKAKNAVFVCEHYQDTLLKAQVGSVVYCDPPYAPLSATANFTAYHTNSFSMDDQRNLARLAYQLSHENDVPVLISNHETPQTLEWYAQAVLHRVSARRTISSKVAKRSLVNELLALYR; encoded by the coding sequence ATGAAGAAGAACCGCGCGTTTTTGAAGTGGGCTGGCGGCAAATACCCGCTGATTGATGACATCAAACGTCATCTTCCGGCGGGAGATTGTCTGATTGAGCCTTTTGTTGGCGCGGGCTCGGTATTTTTAAATACCGAGTATGACGCTTATATTCTGGCGGACATCAACAACGACCTGATCAACCTCTACAACATTGTGAAGACACGCACTGATGAATTTGTGCGTGATGCCCGTGTGCTTTTCACGCCAGAGTTTAATGAGTCAGAGCGTTTTTACGTCCTGAGGGCTGAGTTTAATGCCAGCAGCGACCCTTATCGTCGTTCAGTGCTTTTCCTCTATCTCAACCGCCATTGTTACAACGGCCTGTGCCGTTACAATCTCAGTGGGGCATTTAATGTGCCTTTCGGCCGTTATAAAAAGCCGTATTTCCCGGAAGAAGAACTCTACTGGTTTGCTGAAAAAGCAAAAAATGCAGTTTTTGTGTGTGAGCATTATCAGGACACTTTGCTGAAAGCACAGGTTGGCTCGGTGGTGTATTGCGATCCTCCGTATGCCCCGCTTTCTGCGACTGCAAATTTTACGGCTTACCACACCAACAGTTTTAGTATGGATGATCAGCGTAATCTGGCGCGGCTGGCGTATCAGCTTTCCCATGAGAATGATGTGCCGGTACTGATATCCAACCACGAAACACCACAAACGCTGGAATGGTACGCACAGGCGGTTCTGCATCGTGTTTCAGCACGGCGTACCATCAGCAGTAAAGTTGCAAAACGCAGCCTGGTGAATGAACTTTTAGCGCTCTACCGGTGA
- the trpS gene encoding tryptophan--tRNA ligase, with translation MSKPIVFSGAQPSGELTIGNYMGALRQWVKMQDDYECIYCIVDLHAITVRQDPEKLRKATLDTLALYLAVGIDPKKSTIFVQSHVPEHSQLSWALNCYTYFGELGRMTQFKDKSARYETSNSESITAGLFDYPVLMAADILLYQTNQVPVGEDQKQHLELSRDIAARFNALYGDVFTVPEPFIPKSGARVMSLQEPTKKMSKSDDNRKNVIGLLEDPKAVTKKIKSAMTDSEEPPVIRYDIKNKPGVSNLLDILSGVTGKAIPELEAEFEGQMYGHLKGAVAEAVSGMLTEVQERFNRFRSDEAYLQQVMKEGAEKARARASVTLKKAYEAIGFVSYE, from the coding sequence ATGAGTAAACCCATCGTATTTAGTGGCGCACAGCCCTCCGGCGAATTGACCATTGGCAACTACATGGGTGCGCTGCGTCAATGGGTCAAAATGCAGGACGATTACGAATGCATTTACTGCATCGTCGATTTGCACGCGATCACCGTGCGTCAGGATCCGGAAAAACTGCGCAAAGCGACACTCGACACGCTGGCGCTGTATCTGGCGGTCGGCATTGATCCGAAGAAAAGTACCATCTTCGTGCAGTCTCACGTTCCTGAACACAGTCAGCTGAGCTGGGCGCTGAACTGCTACACCTATTTCGGTGAGCTGGGTCGTATGACGCAGTTTAAAGACAAGTCTGCGCGCTACGAGACTTCTAACAGCGAAAGCATCACTGCCGGTCTGTTCGACTATCCGGTGCTGATGGCGGCCGATATTCTGCTTTACCAGACCAATCAGGTGCCGGTGGGTGAAGACCAGAAACAACATCTGGAACTGAGCCGCGATATCGCTGCCCGTTTCAACGCGCTGTATGGCGATGTGTTTACTGTGCCTGAGCCGTTTATTCCGAAGTCTGGTGCCCGCGTGATGTCCCTGCAGGAACCGACCAAGAAGATGTCCAAGTCTGATGACAACCGTAAAAACGTTATCGGCCTGCTGGAAGATCCGAAAGCGGTGACCAAGAAAATTAAAAGTGCGATGACCGACTCTGAAGAGCCGCCAGTCATCCGTTACGACATTAAGAACAAGCCGGGCGTTTCTAACCTGCTGGATATTCTTTCCGGTGTCACTGGCAAAGCGATCCCTGAGCTGGAAGCAGAATTCGAAGGCCAGATGTATGGTCATCTGAAAGGCGCAGTGGCCGAAGCTGTTTCAGGCATGCTGACCGAGGTGCAGGAGCGCTTTAACCGTTTCCGCAGTGACGAAGCTTATCTGCAACAGGTGATGAAAGAGGGCGCTGAAAAAGCCCGCGCCCGTGCCAGCGTGACGCTGAAAAAAGCCTACGAAGCCATTGGCTTTGTCAGCTACGAATAA
- a CDS encoding ShlB/FhaC/HecB family hemolysin secretion/activation protein has product MRIKSCMVALLGSAIGYSSADMFPTLIDPNNPAKLAEPISQPPAKTQKIALPSHSLPAKDSAPKLTPQTLIEIKHIQFIGGTQYPLDSLVAPFASFVGKKVPLSALLSATDSITQRYHRDGFILSYAYIPADNFKDGTLKVGLVEGYISGTQIHSDNQQVGRWLSKLSQHIMAEKPLTQDTFERYTILMQRTPDTKVSATANNPNNIYGATALNVDAVRQRNWNIATAVDTRKGDSSAVVNATLSGLSTYGEQLGIATLIPLESDTRKTYAGLNYQQYLGDDGLLMQLKGSYYQQKDKDYNTILFLPNGITVDSQDKQTQYNGGVVFSYPLQLTRKKQWTVSGGLDYLDKKYEYDLLARLGDQKLQLPQVNQRIRYPAAELSLTGYREYDQSYWNTTFNVRQGIDGLGATNSTPNADLTFTRWKFNGDSAYLFDKKWRLSASVEGDWSDNDLPEPERVNFGALHYGRGYPDSDAQGDYGVGGQVEMRYIHSLEQGVWLKTIQPYAVVDAAHTGFNQQGLPKQNLSSYAIGVMFGDNRHYTLSVEAARPIGDTPLDSTSRDWRYNATFTYNFSSGS; this is encoded by the coding sequence ATGAGAATAAAATCCTGCATGGTGGCTTTATTGGGTTCTGCCATTGGTTACAGTTCGGCAGATATGTTTCCCACTTTGATCGACCCGAATAACCCGGCCAAACTGGCTGAGCCCATTTCCCAGCCTCCGGCCAAAACGCAAAAAATCGCCTTACCTTCACACTCCTTACCGGCAAAAGATTCCGCCCCCAAGCTGACACCTCAGACGCTGATTGAGATAAAACACATTCAGTTTATCGGCGGTACTCAATACCCGCTGGATTCTCTGGTTGCGCCCTTCGCGTCCTTTGTGGGCAAAAAGGTGCCGCTGTCGGCATTACTGTCCGCCACTGATTCCATCACGCAACGCTATCACCGCGACGGTTTTATTCTCTCTTACGCCTATATTCCGGCCGATAACTTTAAAGACGGCACCCTCAAAGTCGGGCTGGTCGAAGGATATATTTCCGGAACCCAAATCCACAGCGACAATCAGCAGGTCGGCCGCTGGCTAAGCAAATTATCGCAGCACATCATGGCGGAGAAACCGCTGACGCAGGACACCTTCGAGCGCTACACGATTCTGATGCAACGCACGCCGGACACTAAAGTCAGCGCGACGGCCAATAATCCGAACAATATTTACGGCGCCACCGCGCTGAATGTAGATGCGGTGCGGCAGCGAAACTGGAATATCGCCACCGCCGTGGATACCCGCAAAGGTGACAGTTCTGCGGTGGTGAACGCCACGCTGAGCGGCCTGAGCACCTACGGCGAACAACTGGGTATTGCGACACTCATCCCGCTGGAAAGTGATACCCGCAAAACCTATGCCGGTCTGAACTATCAGCAATATCTCGGTGACGATGGATTGCTGATGCAGCTTAAAGGCAGCTATTACCAGCAGAAAGACAAGGATTACAACACCATCCTGTTTCTGCCTAACGGCATCACTGTGGATTCACAGGATAAGCAAACGCAATACAACGGTGGCGTGGTATTCAGTTACCCGTTACAACTGACGCGGAAAAAACAGTGGACGGTCAGCGGCGGTCTGGATTATCTCGACAAGAAATATGAGTACGATTTACTGGCAAGACTCGGCGATCAGAAACTGCAATTACCGCAGGTGAACCAGCGGATACGCTATCCGGCAGCCGAGCTTTCCCTGACCGGATATCGGGAATACGATCAGTCTTACTGGAATACGACGTTTAACGTTCGTCAGGGAATTGACGGACTCGGCGCCACCAATTCGACACCCAACGCCGATCTGACCTTTACCCGCTGGAAATTTAACGGGGACTCGGCGTATCTGTTTGATAAAAAATGGCGGCTCAGCGCGTCGGTTGAAGGCGACTGGTCTGACAATGATTTGCCGGAGCCTGAGCGGGTGAATTTTGGTGCCCTGCATTACGGGCGTGGCTATCCGGACAGCGATGCGCAGGGGGATTATGGCGTCGGCGGACAGGTGGAAATGCGCTATATCCATAGCCTGGAACAGGGAGTGTGGCTGAAAACCATTCAGCCTTACGCCGTGGTGGATGCGGCGCATACGGGGTTCAATCAGCAGGGGTTACCGAAGCAAAATCTGTCGTCTTACGCCATCGGTGTGATGTTTGGCGATAACCGTCATTACACGTTATCCGTGGAAGCCGCCCGCCCGATTGGCGACACGCCGCTCGACAGCACATCCCGCGACTGGCGTTATAACGCGACATTTACCTATAACTTCAGTTCCGGCTCATGA
- the rpe gene encoding ribulose-phosphate 3-epimerase: protein MKQFLIAPSILSADFARLGEDTAKALEAGGDVVHFDVMDNHYVPNLTMGPAVLKSLRNYGITAPIDVHLMVKPVDRIIPDFAEAGATYITFHPEASEHVDRSLQLIKSHGCKAGLVFNPATSLSYLEYVMDKLDVILLMSVNPGFGGQSFIPGTLDKLRQVRKIIDASGYDIRLEVDGGVKAENIGEIAAAGADMFVAGSAIFNQPDYRSVIDHMRSELAKATHD, encoded by the coding sequence ATGAAACAGTTTTTGATTGCACCGTCCATTCTGTCGGCTGACTTTGCCCGTCTGGGTGAAGACACTGCCAAAGCACTGGAAGCTGGCGGAGATGTTGTCCATTTTGATGTCATGGATAACCACTACGTACCTAATCTGACGATGGGGCCGGCGGTACTGAAATCGCTGCGCAACTACGGCATTACGGCGCCGATCGATGTTCACCTGATGGTTAAACCGGTTGATCGTATCATCCCGGATTTTGCCGAGGCTGGTGCGACTTACATCACCTTCCATCCGGAAGCCTCAGAACACGTTGACCGTTCGCTGCAACTGATTAAAAGCCATGGCTGTAAAGCGGGTCTGGTGTTTAACCCTGCGACTTCGCTGAGTTATCTCGAATACGTGATGGATAAACTCGATGTGATCCTGCTGATGTCGGTGAACCCGGGCTTTGGCGGTCAGTCGTTTATTCCGGGCACGCTCGATAAACTGCGTCAGGTGCGTAAAATCATTGATGCCAGCGGTTATGACATTCGTCTGGAAGTTGACGGCGGTGTGAAAGCTGAAAATATCGGTGAAATCGCTGCGGCGGGCGCGGATATGTTCGTGGCCGGTTCAGCCATCTTTAATCAGCCGGATTACCGAAGCGTTATCGACCACATGCGCAGTGAGCTGGCTAAGGCCACCCATGACTGA
- a CDS encoding SPOR domain-containing protein: MDDLTPEDDLKPDTSDRRPPRARKPSPSIPKVAVSRQYVMIGIGIVVLVLLIVGIGSAMKSPTSNQPAQQNNGPKDISLAGNDAAAPAQPSAQAQANTAQAVNGQQPADGQQPKSIGLPPVSSTPTEAQPVPDNGQAKERVDLPGDMSDALSSQQNQVDNAAQGGMNPAAQSLTSLPTAPATVNGSARTQAAAGAQPSASHIRPAPVVRNPQTSHTAKPAEHKPAATSQTAHATKPQASKSSATAAPSASSSVASAGSSAAIKSAPGTHFTLQLSGASQSNSLNAFAKQQGLKNYLVYQTARDGKPWFVLVSGNYASSAEAKRAISSLPAEVQAKKPWVKPVHQVQQDLKK, translated from the coding sequence ATGGATGATTTAACACCGGAAGACGATCTCAAACCAGACACCAGCGATCGCCGCCCGCCGCGCGCCCGCAAACCGTCTCCTTCCATTCCCAAAGTTGCTGTTTCCCGCCAGTACGTGATGATCGGCATCGGTATTGTGGTGCTGGTATTGCTGATTGTCGGCATCGGCTCCGCCATGAAGTCGCCAACATCCAATCAGCCAGCCCAGCAGAACAACGGACCGAAAGACATTAGTCTTGCCGGTAACGATGCAGCAGCGCCTGCTCAGCCTTCTGCCCAGGCTCAGGCCAATACGGCGCAAGCCGTTAACGGTCAGCAACCTGCTGATGGCCAGCAACCGAAGAGTATCGGCTTACCGCCGGTTTCCTCCACACCTACGGAAGCCCAGCCCGTTCCGGATAATGGTCAGGCGAAAGAGCGTGTCGATTTGCCTGGAGATATGAGTGATGCGTTATCTTCTCAGCAAAATCAGGTGGATAATGCCGCGCAGGGGGGGATGAATCCTGCTGCACAGTCACTGACCTCTTTGCCAACCGCCCCGGCGACCGTGAACGGTTCTGCCCGCACTCAGGCAGCGGCCGGTGCTCAACCATCCGCCTCGCATATCCGCCCGGCTCCGGTTGTTCGTAATCCGCAGACTTCACACACGGCGAAACCGGCAGAGCACAAACCTGCTGCGACCAGCCAGACTGCACATGCAACCAAACCGCAGGCTTCCAAATCATCGGCAACAGCGGCTCCGTCAGCGTCATCTTCTGTCGCATCGGCAGGCAGTTCAGCGGCCATCAAGTCAGCGCCGGGTACGCACTTTACCCTGCAATTAAGCGGTGCTTCTCAATCGAACTCGCTGAACGCCTTTGCTAAACAGCAAGGTCTGAAAAATTATCTGGTATATCAGACAGCCCGCGACGGGAAGCCGTGGTTTGTGCTGGTCAGTGGTAACTATGCTTCTTCTGCAGAAGCCAAACGTGCCATTTCCAGCTTGCCTGCGGAAGTTCAGGCGAAAAAACCGTGGGTCAAACCTGTACATCAGGTACAGCAAGACCTGAAAAAATGA